From one Bradyrhizobium sp. Ash2021 genomic stretch:
- a CDS encoding cytochrome P450, which yields MNSDARELAAGFDLEKLTPEFYANPYPTYRALREHEPVKCLPNGSWFLTRYDDLVSAYKSTKVFSSDKKKEFAPKYGASLLYEHHTTSLVFNDPPAHTRVRRLIMGALSPRAIAAMEPDLIALVDRLLDGLAAKGQVEGSVDLIDDFASAIPIEVIGNLLDVPHDEREPLRDWSLAILGALEPVVSPDAFARGNLAVKDFRAYLEGLVEKRRAKPGNPLNDVLTRLIQGEDNGERLTKKELLHNCIFLLNAGHETTTNLIGNGLVALLDHPAEKQRLIEHPELIKTAVEEMLRFESSNQLGNRMTVEPVELGGVTLPAGTPVTLCIGAANRDPLQFPDPERLDIGRTPNRHLAFGTGAHQCAGMALARLEGAIAISHFLARFPEYKLNGEPVRGGRVRFRGFLRVPCVAS from the coding sequence ATGAATTCAGACGCGCGCGAGCTGGCGGCCGGTTTCGACCTTGAGAAACTGACACCGGAGTTCTACGCCAACCCCTACCCGACCTATCGGGCCCTGCGCGAGCACGAGCCGGTCAAGTGCCTGCCGAACGGTTCCTGGTTCCTGACCCGCTACGACGATCTGGTCTCGGCCTACAAGAGCACCAAGGTGTTCTCATCCGACAAGAAGAAGGAGTTTGCGCCGAAATATGGCGCCTCCCTGCTCTACGAGCACCACACCACCAGCCTCGTCTTCAACGATCCGCCCGCCCACACCCGCGTGCGGCGGCTGATCATGGGCGCGCTGTCGCCGCGCGCGATCGCGGCGATGGAGCCCGACCTGATCGCCTTGGTCGACCGCCTGCTCGATGGCCTCGCCGCCAAAGGCCAAGTCGAGGGCAGCGTCGACCTGATCGACGATTTTGCTTCCGCGATCCCCATTGAAGTGATCGGCAATTTGCTCGACGTCCCCCACGACGAGCGCGAGCCCTTACGCGACTGGTCGCTGGCGATTTTGGGCGCGCTCGAACCCGTCGTCAGCCCGGACGCCTTTGCCCGCGGCAATTTGGCGGTGAAGGACTTTCGCGCCTATCTCGAAGGCCTGGTCGAAAAGCGGCGCGCCAAGCCGGGAAATCCCCTCAACGACGTGCTGACGCGGCTGATCCAGGGTGAAGACAATGGCGAGCGGCTGACCAAGAAGGAATTGCTGCACAATTGCATCTTCCTGCTCAACGCCGGCCACGAGACCACGACCAATCTGATCGGCAACGGCCTGGTGGCCCTATTGGATCATCCCGCCGAGAAGCAACGGCTGATCGAACACCCCGAACTGATCAAGACCGCGGTCGAGGAAATGCTGCGGTTCGAAAGCTCGAACCAGCTCGGCAACCGCATGACCGTGGAGCCCGTCGAACTCGGCGGCGTCACGCTGCCCGCGGGCACGCCGGTGACGCTGTGCATCGGCGCCGCCAACCGCGATCCCCTGCAATTCCCCGATCCGGAGCGTCTCGACATCGGCCGTACCCCGAACCGCCACCTCGCCTTTGGCACCGGCGCGCATCAATGCGCCGGGATGGCGCTGGCACGGCTCGAAGGCGCGATCGCGATCTCGCATTTTTTGGCGCGGTTTCCGGAGTATAAGCTGAACGGCGAACCGGTGCGCGGCGGCCGGGTGCGATTTCGCGGTTTTTTGAGGGTGCCATGTGTGGCCAGCTAA
- a CDS encoding Gfo/Idh/MocA family oxidoreductase has product MTTKRLGLIMNGVTGRMGLNQHLIRSIVAIRDQGGVLLSNGDRMMPDPILVGRDAEKVEALAKRFDVQRCTTDLDKALADRNDTIFFDAATTQARPSLLTKAINAGKHVYCEKPIATNLDEAVAVLRLANGKGVKHGTVQDKLFLPGLKKLAFLRDSGFFGRMLSVRGEFGYWVFEGGWQEAQRPSWNYRSEDGGGIILDMVCHWRYVLDNLFGEVESVSCLGSTDIPERFDEKNKKYTATADDSAYATFRLKGGVIAHINMSWVTRVYRDDLVTFQVDGTHGSAVAGLTDCVIQARQATPRPVWNPDEKRTHDFYGDWQKLPENVVYDNGFKEQWEMFIRHVCEDAPYKYTLLEGAKGVQLAECALQSWKERRWIDVAPIKV; this is encoded by the coding sequence ATGACCACCAAACGCCTCGGCCTGATCATGAACGGCGTCACCGGCCGGATGGGGCTCAACCAGCATCTGATCCGCTCCATCGTCGCCATCCGCGACCAGGGTGGCGTGCTGCTGTCGAACGGCGATCGCATGATGCCGGATCCGATCCTGGTCGGCCGCGACGCGGAAAAGGTGGAAGCCTTGGCCAAGCGCTTCGACGTGCAGCGCTGCACCACCGATCTCGACAAGGCGCTGGCCGACAGGAATGACACGATCTTCTTCGATGCCGCGACGACGCAGGCGCGCCCGTCGCTGCTGACCAAGGCGATCAACGCCGGCAAGCACGTTTATTGCGAGAAGCCGATCGCGACCAATCTCGACGAGGCGGTGGCCGTGCTGCGGCTTGCCAACGGCAAAGGCGTCAAGCATGGCACGGTGCAGGACAAGCTGTTTTTGCCGGGCCTGAAGAAGCTCGCCTTCCTGCGCGACTCCGGCTTCTTTGGCCGCATGCTCTCGGTGCGCGGCGAGTTCGGCTATTGGGTGTTCGAGGGCGGCTGGCAGGAAGCGCAGCGGCCGTCGTGGAATTATCGCAGCGAGGACGGCGGCGGCATCATTCTGGACATGGTCTGCCACTGGCGCTATGTGCTCGACAATCTGTTCGGCGAAGTCGAGAGCGTGAGCTGCCTCGGCAGCACGGATATTCCCGAACGTTTTGACGAGAAGAACAAGAAGTACACCGCGACCGCCGACGATTCCGCCTACGCCACCTTCCGCCTCAAGGGCGGCGTGATCGCGCATATCAACATGAGCTGGGTGACGCGGGTCTATCGCGACGATCTCGTTACCTTCCAGGTCGACGGCACCCACGGCTCGGCGGTGGCGGGCCTCACCGATTGCGTCATTCAGGCGCGACAGGCGACGCCGCGGCCGGTATGGAATCCGGACGAAAAGCGCACACACGATTTCTACGGCGACTGGCAAAAGCTTCCCGAAAACGTCGTCTACGACAACGGATTCAAGGAGCAGTGGGAAATGTTCATTCGCCATGTCTGCGAGGACGCGCCCTACAAATACACGCTGCTGGAAGGCGCCAAGGGCGTGCAGCTCGCCGAGTGCGCGCTGCAGAGCTGGAAGGAGCGCCGCTGGATCGACGTCGCTCCGATCAAGGTGTGA
- a CDS encoding helix-turn-helix domain-containing protein produces MSTLRMTSDLRRQLILSAAKRCFARNGFAGTTTKSVAAAAAISEGLLFKHFPSKAALYAEILAEECEADPDLMHLLGQEPSTATLVELVCGMVGHFRELLEAPDQEEAQRLRLMVTSHLDDGEFARLLYGKIENLIGSVFTTSLESAIAAGDASAIGHAPLNLFWFAHHTVLMAALVRLPAVPCLSYGDAAGHERQLCQFILRGIGLNEAAIAFHLDRELSPNSGQSVTAESA; encoded by the coding sequence ATGTCTACCCTGCGCATGACCAGTGATTTGCGGCGGCAATTGATCTTGAGCGCCGCCAAGCGATGCTTCGCCCGAAATGGCTTTGCCGGAACCACGACCAAGAGCGTCGCGGCGGCGGCGGCCATATCGGAAGGGCTGTTGTTCAAGCATTTCCCCTCCAAAGCGGCGCTTTATGCCGAAATCCTCGCCGAAGAGTGCGAGGCCGACCCGGATCTGATGCATCTGCTCGGCCAGGAGCCGTCGACCGCGACGCTGGTCGAATTGGTTTGCGGCATGGTTGGGCATTTCAGGGAGCTTCTCGAGGCGCCGGACCAGGAAGAGGCGCAGCGGCTGCGGCTGATGGTGACGAGCCATCTCGACGACGGCGAGTTCGCGCGGCTGCTCTACGGCAAGATCGAAAATCTGATCGGGTCGGTGTTCACCACCTCGCTCGAAAGCGCGATCGCCGCCGGTGATGCCTCAGCCATCGGCCACGCGCCGCTCAATCTGTTCTGGTTTGCGCATCACACCGTGCTGATGGCGGCGCTGGTGCGGCTTCCCGCCGTGCCCTGTCTTTCCTATGGCGATGCCGCCGGCCACGAGCGGCAGCTTTGTCAATTCATACTCCGCGGAATCGGGCTTAACGAAGCCGCAATTGCTTTTCATCTGGATCGCGAGCTGTCGCCGAATTCGGGACAATCGGTAACCGCAGAAAGTGCATGA
- a CDS encoding ion channel — MDIDQLRDRLADSLLTALTILLVVMLFVVAPLQAQGIFAFQVFELVLALFLVGGVFFMSGSRWAVIAMLVALSMIVTGAILRIRSPSILDLNLFAASWLIMGVTMGWVVARATFAPGRITYHRVIGAVLLYLTVAVVFASLYTFVGTLEPKAFSGMIVEDSPALASRLIYFSFATMTTTGYGDVAPVDPIARSLCNLEAIFGQLYPATLLARLVTLELAHREKD; from the coding sequence ATGGACATCGATCAATTGCGCGATCGCTTGGCCGATTCCCTGCTGACGGCCCTCACCATTCTGCTCGTCGTCATGCTGTTTGTCGTGGCCCCGCTGCAGGCGCAGGGCATTTTCGCGTTTCAGGTGTTCGAACTGGTGCTGGCGCTGTTTCTCGTCGGCGGCGTTTTCTTCATGTCGGGCAGCCGATGGGCGGTGATCGCGATGCTGGTCGCGCTCAGCATGATCGTCACCGGTGCCATCCTGCGCATCCGATCACCCTCGATCCTCGACCTCAATCTGTTCGCGGCGTCCTGGCTGATAATGGGAGTGACGATGGGATGGGTCGTCGCGCGTGCGACCTTTGCGCCGGGACGAATCACCTATCACCGCGTCATCGGCGCCGTGCTCTTGTACCTGACGGTCGCCGTCGTCTTCGCAAGCCTGTACACCTTTGTCGGAACGCTGGAGCCGAAGGCATTTTCCGGCATGATTGTCGAAGACAGCCCGGCGCTGGCGAGCCGGCTGATTTATTTCAGTTTCGCGACGATGACCACTACCGGCTATGGCGACGTTGCTCCCGTCGACCCGATCGCGCGCAGCCTCTGTAATCTGGAGGCGATCTTTGGCCAGCTTTATCCCGCGACGCTATTGGCACGGCTGGTGACGCTCGAACTGGCGCACCGGGAGAAGGATTGA
- a CDS encoding sugar phosphate isomerase/epimerase family protein has product MRDFSGDHRWLSLNTATIRKQGDLTEIIDACARHGIRAIDPWRDQIAAIGLDRAARAVRDAGLELSGYCRGGMFTADAAHRIAVRDDNHRTIDEAKALGAPCIVLVAGGLPQYSRPGSSASKDILAARAQVHDGLAEMLDYARQANMPLAIEPLHPAYAADRACVNTTKQALDLCDALDPQRSGALGVALDVYHIWWDPEMLPQIARTGKDRLLAFHVCDWLVPTKDILNDRGMMGDGVIDIKSVRAAVEAQGFAGYSEIEIFSSDWWGRPMDEVLQICIERHRTVV; this is encoded by the coding sequence ATGCGGGATTTTTCGGGCGATCATCGCTGGCTGTCGCTGAACACGGCGACTATCCGCAAGCAGGGCGATCTCACTGAGATCATCGACGCCTGCGCCCGCCATGGCATCCGCGCCATCGATCCCTGGCGCGACCAGATCGCAGCGATCGGGCTCGACCGCGCTGCGCGTGCCGTGCGCGACGCCGGGCTCGAGCTGTCAGGCTATTGCCGCGGCGGCATGTTCACGGCCGACGCCGCGCACCGGATCGCGGTGCGCGACGACAATCACCGCACGATCGATGAGGCCAAGGCACTGGGCGCACCCTGCATCGTGCTGGTCGCGGGTGGCCTGCCGCAATATTCGCGGCCCGGCAGCAGCGCCTCAAAGGATATTTTGGCGGCGCGGGCGCAGGTCCATGACGGCCTGGCCGAAATGCTGGACTACGCCAGACAGGCAAACATGCCGCTGGCGATCGAGCCGCTGCATCCGGCCTATGCCGCCGACCGCGCCTGCGTCAACACCACAAAACAGGCGCTCGATCTCTGTGACGCGCTGGACCCGCAACGATCAGGCGCGCTCGGCGTCGCGCTTGACGTCTATCACATCTGGTGGGACCCCGAGATGCTGCCGCAGATCGCCCGCACCGGCAAGGATCGCCTGCTCGCGTTCCATGTTTGCGACTGGCTGGTGCCGACCAAGGACATCCTCAACGACCGCGGCATGATGGGCGACGGCGTCATCGACATCAAATCGGTGCGCGCGGCGGTCGAAGCGCAGGGATTTGCCGGCTATTCCGAGATCGAGATTTTTTCCAGCGATTGGTGGGGCAGGCCAATGGATGAGGTCTTGCAGATCTGCATCGAACGGCACCGGACAGTGGTTTGA
- a CDS encoding dihydrodipicolinate synthase family protein gives MNKPVLPVSSLSLKLPNADRSIETYRLAASRTFPAKLEGTLNRVAFSAAHVVADPLAECDPWLTAAVDWDRTIAFREHVWDLGLGVAEAMDTAQRGMGLDWPTSLELVQRSVKAAKTRGNALVFSGAGTDHLAVEDAKSINDVIRAYEEQIAAVEKAGGRIILMASRALAKLGRSADDYAKVYDRVLSQVREPVIIHWLGDMFDPALRNYWGTSSLDTAMDIAVGIINANAAKVDGVKVSLLDKQREIDMRRRLDKSVKMYTGDDFNYAELIAGDDAGFSHALLGIFDAIAPAASYALSRLAAGDEAGFHDVLGPTVPLSRHIFRAPTRFYKTGIVFMAWLNGHQDHFTMVGGQESTRSTLHLAELFRLADKAGLLANPELATRRMKTWLSTRGVES, from the coding sequence ATGAACAAGCCCGTTTTGCCCGTCTCGTCGCTGTCGCTAAAACTGCCGAATGCGGATCGTTCGATCGAGACCTATCGATTGGCGGCCTCGCGGACCTTTCCGGCCAAACTTGAAGGCACGCTCAACCGCGTCGCGTTTTCCGCCGCGCATGTGGTGGCTGATCCGCTGGCCGAGTGCGATCCGTGGCTGACGGCGGCGGTCGACTGGGACCGGACGATCGCGTTCCGCGAACACGTCTGGGACTTGGGCCTCGGCGTTGCCGAAGCAATGGATACCGCGCAGCGCGGCATGGGGCTGGATTGGCCGACCTCGCTGGAACTGGTCCAGCGCTCGGTGAAGGCCGCCAAGACCAGAGGCAACGCGCTGGTGTTCTCCGGCGCCGGCACCGACCATCTCGCGGTCGAAGACGCCAAAAGTATCAACGACGTGATCCGCGCTTACGAAGAGCAGATCGCGGCGGTGGAAAAAGCCGGCGGCCGCATCATCCTGATGGCGTCGCGGGCACTGGCCAAGCTCGGCCGCAGCGCCGACGATTACGCAAAAGTCTATGACCGCGTGCTGTCGCAGGTCCGCGAGCCCGTGATCATCCACTGGCTCGGCGACATGTTCGATCCGGCGCTCAGGAATTACTGGGGCACGTCCAGCCTCGATACCGCGATGGACATCGCGGTCGGCATCATCAATGCCAACGCCGCCAAGGTCGACGGCGTAAAAGTCTCGCTGCTCGACAAGCAGCGCGAGATCGATATGCGCCGCCGGCTCGACAAATCTGTGAAGATGTATACCGGCGACGACTTCAATTACGCCGAACTGATCGCCGGCGACGACGCGGGCTTTTCGCACGCGCTGCTCGGCATCTTCGATGCCATCGCGCCGGCGGCGTCCTATGCGCTGTCGCGGTTGGCGGCCGGCGACGAAGCGGGCTTTCACGACGTGCTGGGGCCAACGGTGCCGCTGTCACGCCACATCTTCAGGGCGCCGACGCGGTTCTACAAGACCGGCATCGTTTTTATGGCCTGGCTCAACGGCCATCAGGACCACTTCACCATGGTTGGCGGGCAGGAGAGCACGCGCTCGACGCTGCATCTGGCCGAACTGTTTCGTCTCGCCGACAAGGCCGGCCTGCTCGCCAATCCGGAGTTGGCGACACGGCGGATGAAAACGTGGCTTTCCACCCGCGGCGTTGAATCCTGA
- a CDS encoding efflux RND transporter periplasmic adaptor subunit, with the protein MNIVTESHISGEPIGEKSRKRPIRMVRWFIIVGLLLALLVGGLVGFNALRSYGMAKYFANMKPPPASVSIAEARTEVIPNLLIAVGDLAAVHQVNVTSDVSGRITDIMFTPGASVKSGTPLVQLFDAPDQGDLANFKAQATVAQLSLDRAKQLASRQFGPQATVDTAQAAFDQAQAGIAKTEALISQKLVRAPFDGELGVRKVEVGQYLTAGTQIVSLTDLSELYANFTVTEKGSAALKVGQTVRIAVDAYPGRKFEGKISTIEPQVATDTRNIRVQATITNPDHILKPGMFTTTTVVLPDKPAVVTVPETAVDYTLYGDAVYLITEKKEDDGKTSLTAVRTFVQTGNRLDGRAEILKGLKTGDRVVAVGQLKLQSGAAVTISADPAPPIPAQPPRY; encoded by the coding sequence ATGAACATTGTAACCGAAAGCCATATCTCGGGCGAACCGATTGGCGAAAAATCGCGCAAGCGTCCGATTCGGATGGTGCGCTGGTTTATCATCGTCGGGCTGTTGCTGGCGCTGCTGGTGGGCGGTCTGGTCGGCTTCAATGCGTTACGCAGTTACGGGATGGCGAAGTACTTCGCCAACATGAAGCCGCCGCCGGCCTCCGTCAGCATTGCGGAGGCCAGGACCGAAGTGATTCCCAACCTCTTGATCGCGGTCGGCGATCTCGCCGCCGTGCACCAGGTCAACGTCACCTCCGATGTCAGCGGGCGCATCACCGACATCATGTTCACTCCGGGTGCCAGCGTGAAATCGGGTACGCCGCTGGTTCAGTTGTTCGACGCCCCCGACCAGGGCGACCTCGCCAACTTCAAGGCGCAGGCGACGGTGGCGCAGCTTTCGCTCGACCGCGCCAAGCAGCTCGCCTCGCGCCAGTTCGGTCCGCAGGCGACCGTCGATACTGCGCAGGCGGCGTTCGACCAGGCCCAGGCCGGCATTGCCAAGACCGAGGCCTTGATCTCGCAGAAGCTGGTGCGCGCGCCGTTCGACGGCGAGCTCGGCGTTCGCAAGGTCGAAGTCGGTCAGTACCTGACCGCGGGCACCCAGATCGTCTCTCTGACTGATCTGTCCGAGCTCTATGCGAACTTCACCGTGACGGAAAAGGGCAGCGCCGCACTCAAGGTCGGACAGACCGTTCGGATCGCTGTCGACGCCTATCCGGGCCGCAAGTTCGAGGGCAAGATCAGCACCATCGAGCCGCAGGTCGCAACCGACACGCGCAACATCCGCGTACAGGCGACGATTACCAATCCCGATCATATTCTCAAGCCCGGCATGTTCACCACCACCACCGTGGTGCTGCCGGACAAGCCGGCGGTCGTCACCGTTCCCGAAACGGCGGTGGACTACACGCTCTATGGTGACGCGGTCTATCTGATCACCGAGAAAAAGGAAGACGATGGCAAGACCAGCCTGACGGCTGTGCGCACCTTCGTCCAGACTGGCAATCGCCTCGACGGACGGGCTGAAATTCTCAAGGGCCTGAAGACCGGAGACCGGGTTGTTGCTGTCGGCCAGCTCAAGCTGCAGTCGGGCGCGGCCGTGACGATCTCCGCCGATCCGGCCCCGCCCATCCCCGCGCAGCCGCCGCGCTATTGA
- a CDS encoding Spy/CpxP family protein refolding chaperone, translating into MTRRPEPHIAAPSRPNTAPAVSARQSRQEQRAQQREQNIQQRQQIVQQRQRETLSRQTVERQTRIDRLQQRVQQLQSQKPQGARAQRQQERLLQAQSRLLEREQHAQQSDLARQKQLGLQSPAAGRAAAAAAAVQAAERGRFAARFRGNANPQAQAALTVRQHGWAPRFAWRRGLHAAFVPWLGPVFWPYAYSDIFDYTFWPYAYDPGYWAYAYDDFFDTVFWGDEGPYSAYAMLGPEPGGEGYASRARERPSASPQTLRQLCGDADKGVTAWPLASIARAVRPTPEQRALLDELKTAAAQAAAVFKESCSDTFAMTPPGRLRAMTNRISATLEAVRIVRPALEKFYNSLSDEQQARFNALGPHVGERPPQQPSQDANAQSESCGQPKSSLTQLPIERIEAVVHPAGKQKEALDRLSAATRKAVQGLQAACPDEVPLTPVGRLQAMQKRLEAMLEAANRVQPALDEFYAELSSEQKARFNTLQQVASP; encoded by the coding sequence ATGACGCGGCGGCCGGAGCCCCACATCGCCGCACCATCGCGCCCCAACACAGCGCCCGCTGTGAGCGCGCGGCAGTCGCGACAGGAACAACGCGCGCAACAGCGTGAGCAGAACATCCAGCAGCGACAGCAAATCGTGCAGCAACGTCAGCGCGAGACGCTTTCGCGCCAGACTGTGGAGCGTCAGACCCGTATCGATCGCCTGCAGCAGCGCGTGCAGCAATTGCAGTCGCAGAAGCCGCAAGGCGCGCGGGCGCAACGCCAGCAAGAGCGATTGCTGCAGGCGCAGAGCCGCCTGCTCGAGCGCGAGCAGCATGCGCAGCAGAGTGATCTGGCGCGCCAGAAGCAGTTGGGACTGCAGTCTCCCGCGGCTGGGCGAGCCGCCGCGGCAGCCGCCGCCGTGCAGGCCGCCGAACGCGGGCGGTTTGCGGCGCGCTTCCGCGGCAATGCCAACCCGCAGGCCCAGGCGGCACTCACCGTCCGACAGCACGGCTGGGCTCCCCGCTTCGCCTGGCGGCGCGGCCTGCACGCGGCGTTCGTGCCATGGCTTGGCCCGGTGTTCTGGCCCTATGCCTATTCCGACATCTTCGATTACACGTTCTGGCCTTACGCCTACGACCCCGGCTATTGGGCGTACGCCTATGATGACTTTTTCGACACCGTATTCTGGGGCGACGAAGGTCCGTATTCCGCCTACGCCATGCTTGGCCCGGAACCCGGAGGCGAAGGATACGCTTCGCGCGCACGCGAACGGCCAAGCGCGAGCCCGCAGACCCTGCGGCAATTGTGCGGCGATGCCGACAAGGGCGTCACGGCCTGGCCGTTGGCCTCGATCGCGCGGGCGGTACGGCCGACGCCCGAGCAGCGTGCGTTGCTGGACGAATTGAAGACCGCGGCGGCACAGGCTGCCGCCGTGTTCAAAGAATCCTGCTCCGATACTTTTGCGATGACGCCACCCGGCCGTCTGCGGGCGATGACGAACCGCATCAGCGCGACGCTCGAGGCGGTGCGGATCGTGCGGCCGGCACTGGAGAAGTTCTATAATTCGCTAAGCGACGAGCAACAGGCCCGCTTCAACGCGCTTGGTCCTCATGTCGGTGAGCGTCCGCCGCAGCAACCGTCGCAGGATGCGAATGCGCAGTCCGAAAGCTGCGGCCAGCCCAAGTCCAGCCTGACCCAGCTGCCAATCGAGCGGATCGAGGCCGTGGTGCACCCGGCCGGCAAGCAAAAGGAAGCGCTCGACCGCCTGAGCGCGGCGACCAGGAAGGCCGTTCAGGGATTGCAGGCGGCCTGCCCGGACGAGGTGCCGCTGACGCCGGTCGGGCGGCTGCAGGCGATGCAGAAGCGGCTCGAGGCCATGCTGGAGGCGGCGAACAGGGTGCAGCCCGCGCTCGACGAGTTCTATGCCGAACTGAGCAGCGAGCAGAAGGCCCGCTTCAACACACTGCAGCAGGTCGCAAGCCCCTGA
- the rocD gene encoding ornithine--oxo-acid transaminase: protein MNRSVTDFLATEARLGTYNYEPIGVVVSRGEGVFVWDTEGNRYLDCLSAYSAVNQGHCHPKILAAMVQQAGRLTLTSRAFHNDQLAPFYEELAQLTGSHKVLPMNSGAEAVESAIKSVRKWGYVIKGVPDGQAEIIVCANNFHGRTLGIVGFSTDPETRKHFGPFAPGFKIIAFGDADALEAAITPNTVAFLVEPIQGEAGVIIPPAGYFARVRELCTAHDVMLILDEIQTGLGRTGKLLAEQHEGIEADVTLLGKALSGGFYPVSAVLSNNDVLGTLRPGQHGSTFGGNPLACAVARAALRVLVEEGMIENAVVQGARFLDGLKTIRANTVREVRGRGLMLAVELHPEAGRARRYCEALQARGLLAKDTHEHTIRIAPPLVITSDQVDWALERIDATLKQDLS, encoded by the coding sequence ATGAATCGATCGGTCACTGATTTCCTCGCCACCGAAGCCCGCCTGGGCACCTACAATTACGAGCCGATCGGGGTCGTGGTGTCGCGCGGCGAAGGCGTCTTTGTGTGGGATACGGAAGGCAACCGCTATCTCGATTGCCTCTCCGCCTATTCGGCGGTCAACCAGGGCCATTGCCATCCCAAGATCCTGGCGGCGATGGTGCAACAGGCCGGCCGGCTGACGCTGACCTCGCGCGCCTTCCACAACGATCAGCTGGCGCCGTTCTACGAAGAACTCGCGCAGTTGACCGGCTCGCACAAGGTGCTGCCGATGAACAGCGGCGCCGAAGCGGTCGAGAGCGCGATCAAGTCGGTGCGCAAATGGGGCTACGTGATCAAGGGCGTGCCTGACGGGCAAGCCGAGATCATCGTCTGCGCCAACAATTTCCACGGCCGCACGCTCGGCATCGTCGGCTTCTCTACCGATCCTGAGACGCGCAAGCATTTTGGACCGTTCGCGCCCGGCTTCAAGATCATCGCATTCGGCGACGCTGACGCGCTGGAAGCGGCGATCACGCCAAACACCGTCGCCTTCCTGGTCGAGCCAATTCAGGGCGAGGCCGGCGTCATCATTCCACCGGCGGGCTATTTTGCGCGGGTACGCGAGCTCTGCACCGCGCATGACGTGATGCTGATCCTCGACGAGATCCAGACCGGGCTCGGCCGCACCGGCAAGCTGCTCGCCGAGCAGCATGAAGGCATCGAGGCGGATGTGACGCTGCTCGGCAAGGCGCTGTCCGGCGGCTTCTATCCGGTCTCGGCGGTGCTTTCCAACAACGACGTGTTGGGCACGTTGAGGCCCGGCCAGCACGGCTCGACCTTCGGCGGCAACCCGCTCGCCTGCGCGGTGGCACGGGCCGCGCTGCGCGTACTGGTCGAGGAAGGCATGATCGAGAATGCGGTCGTGCAAGGCGCGCGCTTCCTCGACGGGCTCAAGACAATCCGCGCCAACACCGTCCGCGAGGTGCGAGGCCGCGGATTGATGCTGGCGGTCGAGCTTCACCCCGAAGCCGGCCGCGCCCGCCGCTATTGCGAGGCGCTGCAGGCGCGGGGCCTGCTCGCCAAGGACACCCACGAGCACACCATCCGCATCGCCCCGCCGCTGGTGATCACAAGCGATCAGGTCGACTGGGCGCTGGAGCGGATCGATGCGACGCTGAAGCAGGATTTGTCATGA